From the Vanessa cardui chromosome 18, ilVanCard2.1, whole genome shotgun sequence genome, one window contains:
- the LOC124537392 gene encoding ras-related protein Rab-23, producing the protein MREEELEVALKVVIVGDGGVGKSSMIQRYCRGTFTRDYKKTIGVDFLERQIDIDGEEVRLMLWDTAGQEEFDAITKAYYRGAHACVLAFSTTDRDSFLALHSWKLKVENECGEIPTIIVQNKIDLMDQCVVGPDEAELVARALGCRLMRASVKEDVNVGAVFRALAARCLADSRREHAETPPVCVAPVIGTFTNHNSNGTILLRPTKHRPGGKKKNVLKSACRIL; encoded by the exons ATGCGCGAGGAGGAGCTGGAGGTGGCGCTTAAGGTGGTGATAGTGGGCGACGGCGGGGTCGGCAAGTCCAGCATGATCCAACGGTACTGCCGCGGGACCTTCACGCGGGACTACAAGAAGACCATCGGCGTTGATTTCCTTGAACGACAGATCGA TATTGATGGTGAGGAGGTCCGGCTGATGTTGTGGGACACGGCCGGGCAGGAGGAGTTCGACGCGATTACCAAAGCATACTACCGAGGGGCACACGCCTGCGTCCTCGCCTTCTCCACTACCGACCGAGACTCTTTCCTCGCACTGCATTCATGGAAACTAAAG gtGGAGAATGAATGCGGGGAGATTCCTACAATAATAGTTCAGAACAAAATTGACCTCATGGATCAATGCGTCGTGGGACC CGATGAGGCGGAGCTAGTAGCGCGTGCGCTGGGCTGCCGCCTCATGCGCGCGTCCGTGAAGGAGGACGTCAACGTCGGCGCCGTGTTCCGAGCGCTCGCCGCGCGCTGCCTCGCAGACTCGCGCCGCGAGCACGCCGAGACGCCACCCGTCTGCGTTGCGCCCGTTATAG GTACATTTACAAATCATAACAGCAACGGCACGATCCTTCTGCGGCCGACTAAACACCGGCCTGGTGGTAAAAAGAAGAATGTACTCAAGAGCGCGTGTCGGATACTGTGa
- the LOC124537393 gene encoding uncharacterized protein LOC124537393 gives MSRWFYGFFTIFIFVSSDVTCIKNVESEDQCIDYYKTGENFDLNLLAGDWYAVYYWPPIQRRRSSCEVIKFQKANQSEIEPACENNLPKKDAILKSSYKNNSGKQTTVYYYGEEEVKHQIRSCNLLSKYLFIKVDDEYVMGINCSSGGRGILLAKNQPTDEEVQDVVEDIDIMRGRQGSPDCPLAR, from the coding sequence ATGTCTCGCTGGTTTTACGGGTTTTTTACGATATTCATCTTCGTTTCGAGCGATGTGACCTGTATCAAGAATGTCGAGAGCGAGGACCAGTGCATCGATTATTACAAAACTGGTGAGAACTTCGATTTAAACCTGTTAGCTGGTGACTGGTACGCGGTGTATTACTGGCCACCGATTCAGAGAAGGAGGAGTAGCTGTGAAGTGATCAAGTTTCAAAAGGCGAATCAATCCGAAATAGAGCCCGCCTGTGAAAATAATTTACCAAAGAAAGACGCGATTTTGAAGTCCAGCTATAAGAATAATTCCGGCAAACAAACGACTGTATATTATTACGGCGAAGAGGAAGTCAAACATCAAATACGTTCCTGCAATCTTCTGTcgaaatacttatttatcaagGTGGATGATGAATACGTCATGGGTATAAATTGTTCGTCCGGAGGCAGAGGGATTCTCCTCGCAAAAAACCAACCCACAGATGAGGAAGTGCAGGACGTCGTAGAAGATATAGACATCATGAGAGGCCGTCAAGGAAGTCCTGACTGCCCACTCGCTCGTTAA
- the LOC124537595 gene encoding BAG family molecular chaperone regulator 2, which yields MEVDVYSIAEGSRLPLIDETTALGTQAPKDRLIAVLDQVEMRVERLRRDTVRIEEERDSLLSTLDSVKHSELLADISDCDQDDIKRYAERILARAMTVEVAVRTDRDPQQEEALHQVNMFIDQLVMSVHEDTVVAHTRCQTYMNACTSQPDPCSGTDRNFETAILGCTLDDQKRIKKRLQGLLEYFAKLNVTSYS from the exons ATGGAAGTAGACGTGTATTCCATTGCCGAAGGATCGCGGTTACCACTTATTGATGAAACTACGGCTCTTGGAACACAAGCACCAAAAGACAG ATTGATAGCTGTGTTGGACCAAGTCGAGATGCGTGTGGAGCGGTTGCGGCGTGACACGGTTCGCATCGAGGAGGAGAGGGATTCCCTGCTGTCAACTCTCGACAGCGTCAAGCATTCTGAACTCTTAGCTGACATTTCTGACT GTGACCAAGACGACATAAAGCGTTATGCGGAGCGAATCCTGGCGCGCGCCATGACGGTGGAGGTGGCCGTGCGCACCGACCGCGACCCGCAGCAGGAGGAGGCTTTGCACCAG GTGAACATGTTCATAGATCAACTAGTAATGTCCGTGCACGAGGATACTGTGGTCGCTCACACTCGCTGCCAGACCTACATGAACGCTTGCACTTCCCAACCCGACCCCTGCAGTGGAACCGATAGAAACTTCGAGACCGCTATACTCGGCTGCACGCTCGATGACCAGAAACGGATTAAGAAACGCCTCCAGGGTCTTCTGGAATACTTCGCAAAGCTCAACGTCACGTCGTACTCGTGA